TGGAACCGCGTTCACACCGATCGTTAATGCGCCGGAAGTGGCGATCCTGGGGGTGTCGAAAGCGCAGATGAAGCCGGTATGGGATGGCAGTGCCTTCCAGCCGCGCTTAATGATGCCGCTATCGCTCTCTTACGATCACCGGGCGATTAACGGTGCGGATGCCGCCCGCTTTACGGCCTTCCTGGCCGATGTGCTGACGGATATTCGCCGATTACTGCTGTAATCGTTTCACAGTAAGCCACAAGCGGCGCCCAATAGGGCGCCGCTTGTTTGAGACATCAGTTTGGAGCATTGAAACCTATTGTTCGCGAAACCCCAGGGTTACCGAAAATCGATGGTTATCGAAAACCTAGGGCTAGCGAATCACGCCCTAACAGATTTACCGCCTAGAATAGTCATCAAATCGTCGTTTTCTGGCTCTTGAGACGACAGTACCAGCAAAGACTCTAAGCTATTAAGGTGAGTGTATATCGCCTGCTTAGCCGCCTGTGCATCACCACTCGCCAAGTGCCCAAGCAAGTTCGCATGATCGCCTTCCAAGTAGCAAGAAGACAAGCCCGGACGCTTATAGAGAGCGATGACAATTGACGTTCTCAAGACGAGATCGGTCAACATCGCGCCCAAAATACGATTAGGGGCATGCTGGGCAAGGAGATGATGAATATTGAGGGAATGCTCAATGCGTGACGGTTCGTCACTGTTTTCAAACGCCTGCTTTTCAAGGGCGACCTGCTTCTCTAACGCCTTGTAAGTCGCCACATCCAGCTTACCCGCCAACAGTGAGACAATCTCACCTTCCACTAACCTACGCGCAGAAAACGTCTCTCGCGTTTCGTCAATCGAAGGTGCTCTGACGCGGGCGACCTGATTCGGTCGTTGGTCGATAACATGTTCAGCATCAAGCCGTGTTAACGCTTTACGCACCACTGAACGGCTGACGCCAAATACATCGCCTATGGTGACTTCAGGCAGTTTTGTATTTGGTGCCAGTCGCTGCATCAGTACCGCAGACCGGATGTGTTCAACAATATCTTGATCGCTAACGCGACCTTCTTTCGTTTTGGTAAAACCTTTCTTGTGCCAGCCGAGGGTCATGGCCTAACTCTCTAATGAACCTCGACGAAACTTATCATGTTTACCCCTCGGACAACCACTCAGAACCACACAAAACAATGCCTTAACGGGTAATTGGATAGTTAAGCGGGAACAACGACAACCTTACGACGGGTTGGGTAGAATAAGAATCGCTCGGAAATCGTTAACATTGGTTCGGGTTGGCCCTGTTACCACGAGGTCATCTAAAGCATCAAAGAAACTGTACGCATCGTTACGGGCAAGGTAATCCTGGGCAGAAAGCGTTAATGCCTTAGCCCGCTGCCAGCACTCAGGCCCAATTAACGCGCCTGCATTATCTTCAGAGCCATCGATTCCATCGGTATCAATGGCAATCGCATAAATGCCATCACATCCTTTTAGCGTATCAAAAAGCCCCAGCAGGTACTCAACGTTACGCCCTCCTCGACCATTACCGCGCACGGTAACGCTCGTTTCGCCGCCTGACAGTACCAGCAGCGGACGAGTAATTTCAGCCTGCAACTTGCACACCATACGCCCCTGGGCAATGCCTAAATCTCTTGCTTCCCCTTCAAGGTCATCACCTAACACTCTTACCTCTAAACCACTCTCTTCGGCACTGAGTTGAGCGGCCTTCAGTGCGTCCCGCGCACGGGCTAGGATAGTCGATTTATCCCGTGCAAATCCTTGATTCCAGGTCTGAGGCGCACGATGATCGGCCATTAAATGGCGTTTCACGTGCTCAGGCACCTCAAGCTCATGGCGGTTTAATATTGCCAACGCATCTAACGACGTTGTGTTATCAGGCAGTGTCGGGCCTGAGGCAATTAATGAAGGCACGTCACCAGGAACATCCGAAATAAGTAACGTCACCACTTGCGCGGGGTGCGCAGCAGTGGCCAACCGCCCGCCTTTAATCGCCGATAAGTGGCGCCTTACGGTGTTGATTTCACGGATCGGTGCACCACACCGAAGCAGCGCCTTATTAAGAGCCTGTTTGTCTTCTAACGAAATACCATCCGCCGGCAGGGTCATTAACGCAGAGCCGCCTCCTGAGATAAGTGCGATCACTTGATCGTCTTCACCCAGGTTTTTCACTTCATCAAGCATGCGCTTAGCGGCTTGCTCACCCAGCGCATCAGGCATTGGATGAGAGGCTTCCAGTACATCGATATAGCGACAGGTTGCACCATGCTGATAACGGGTCACTACTACGCCCGTTAAGTCGACCTCTTCGCCTGACTCACGAGCGCGTTTTTCCCACGCCAACTCTAATGCGCGCGCCATGGCGGCGGCAGCCTTACCCGCGCCCACGACGACAGTTCGGCCTGGCGGTTTTTCAGGCAACTGAGCAGTTAATAAGCTATCGGGATGTACGGCAGCAATGGCCGTTTCGGCCAGTTGATTCAGCCACTGGCGGGTTGCCTCTTCACTGGTAAAAGGCGCCAAGCGAACAAGGGAATTCATCAAAAGACTCCTCGGGCAGGGATCAGGAAAAGGGCTCAGAAAGGAGCTTAGAAAAGAACATAAACAAAGAGCTTGGAAAGCTTAGTAAAAGAACTTAAAACTCAGTAAAAAGAACTTAATGGCAGGCCAACAGACGTTGGCCTGCCTGACAAAGGCGCGTTATTGGCCAACCTCATGGTCTGCCAACTTTTCTAAAGCGCGCACAATACCTGCGTGATCCCAATCTTCGCCCCCGTTGGCGGCACACGCTTGGAACAACTGCTGTGCATTGGCGGTGCCTGGCAATGACAGGTTTAACGTTTTGGCACCTTCTAACGCTAAGTTGAGATCTTTCTGGTGCAGACGAACGCGGAACCCAGGCTCAAAGGTGCGCTTGATCATGCGCTCGCCATGAACATCGAGTATTTTCGATTGAGCTAAACCGCCCATTAATGATTCACGCACTTTAGCAACATCAGCACCTGCTTTAGAGGCAAACAGCAACCCTTCTGCTACTGCTTCAATGGTCAGTGCTACCACAATCTGGTTAGCCACTTTGCACGTCTGACCTGCACCGTGGCCGCCAATGTGGGTAATCGTCTTCCCAACAACGTCCAGGTATGGCTTGGCTCGCTCAAACCCTTCCGTTGTTGCACCCACCATAATGGTAAGCGCGGCGTTAATCGCACCACCTTCACCACCAGAAACCGGCGCATCGACAAATTCCCCGCCTGCATCGGTAATCCGCTTGGCAAATGCCTGAGTCTGCATCGGGGCAATGGAGCTCATATCAATCACCAGAGTGCCGGGCTTCAGGCCTTCAATCACGCCTTCCTCACCAAATAATACGCTTTCGACATCGGGCGTGTCGGGCACCATGGTGATAATGACGTCAGACGCTTCAGCAACCGCTTTGGGTGAAGCGACTTCACTCATGCCTTTTTCGGCAAGCGCAGCATCCAATGTGCCGCGTTTAACGGTCACCAACGAGTGACCAGCGTCGAGCAGGTGGCCCGCCATAGGACGACCCATAATGCCTAAACCAATAAAACCGATCTTACTCATAATTGTTCTCCATTCGCGTCTTTCAGAAACCAACCTATTGTTTCCAAATGATTTAGATTTCTTGAATTATCGACTATCTACTCACTTGCCTGCTTTAAGTCACACAGGGTTAACGCGCCTTATCTAACCAACCCAAACCTTCGACTGTCGTGGTCTTGGGCTTGTACTCGCAGCCAATCCAGCCGTCATAGCCAAGCTGCTGTAGGTGGCTAAATAAGAAGGGATAATTGATCTCACCTGTTCCTGGCTCATGGCGCCCTGGGTTATCCGCCAGCTGCACGTGAGCGACACGCGCGAAATGCTTTTCAATAGTGGGCGCAAGATCGCCCTCCATGATTTGCATGTGATAGATGTCGTACTGCAGCTTTAAATTATCACTGCCGACTTCGTCAAAAAGTGCCAACGCCTGTTCGGTGCGATTAAGGAAAAAGCCTGGGATGTCACGGGTGTTGATAGGTTCTGCAAGCAGCAAAATGCCGGCTGCTTTGAGTTTTTCGGCAGCGTAGCGAAGGTTTTCGACCAAGGTACGGTGAGCCTCAGCATCACTAACGCCCTCAGGCTTAATACCCGCAAGACAGTTCACCTGCTTGCACTCAAGCGCAGTGGCATAGTCGATCGCTTTATCCACACCGGCGCGAAACTCTTCTACCCGGTCGGGATGACAAGCAATGCCTCGCTCGCCGGCTCCCCAATCTCCCGCAGGTAAGTTGTGCAGCACTTGGGTTAGGCCATTCGCATCCAAGCGCTGCTTGATGTCAGCTGCCGCATAGTCATAGGGAAAAAGGTACTCAACCCCTTTAAAGCCCGCCTTTGCGGCGGCCTCAAAGCGATCAAGAAAATCGACTTCAGTGAACAGCATACTGAGATTCGCGGCAAACTTAGCCATAGTGTTCTCCTAACGTTTTAGCGTCTTAATAACGACTTCAGCGACTTGCCTGGAAGCACCTTGGTGCGTTACGTCAGGCTGGCAATAGAGCTCGGTGCATCGGTAAGGTTTTCAGCTAACGCTTCGAACTCATTAACCCCATCAAGGTCAGTGCCCATCGAGATATTGGTAACGCGCTCTAGAATAATTTCCACCACGACCGGCACGCGGTATTGGCGCATTAGCTCACGCGCTTTCTCTAACGC
This genomic window from Halomonas sp. TD01 contains:
- a CDS encoding glycerate kinase type-2 family protein; protein product: MNSLVRLAPFTSEEATRQWLNQLAETAIAAVHPDSLLTAQLPEKPPGRTVVVGAGKAAAAMARALELAWEKRARESGEEVDLTGVVVTRYQHGATCRYIDVLEASHPMPDALGEQAAKRMLDEVKNLGEDDQVIALISGGGSALMTLPADGISLEDKQALNKALLRCGAPIREINTVRRHLSAIKGGRLATAAHPAQVVTLLISDVPGDVPSLIASGPTLPDNTTSLDALAILNRHELEVPEHVKRHLMADHRAPQTWNQGFARDKSTILARARDALKAAQLSAEESGLEVRVLGDDLEGEARDLGIAQGRMVCKLQAEITRPLLVLSGGETSVTVRGNGRGGRNVEYLLGLFDTLKGCDGIYAIAIDTDGIDGSEDNAGALIGPECWQRAKALTLSAQDYLARNDAYSFFDALDDLVVTGPTRTNVNDFRAILILPNPS
- a CDS encoding 2-hydroxy-3-oxopropionate reductase, giving the protein MSKIGFIGLGIMGRPMAGHLLDAGHSLVTVKRGTLDAALAEKGMSEVASPKAVAEASDVIITMVPDTPDVESVLFGEEGVIEGLKPGTLVIDMSSIAPMQTQAFAKRITDAGGEFVDAPVSGGEGGAINAALTIMVGATTEGFERAKPYLDVVGKTITHIGGHGAGQTCKVANQIVVALTIEAVAEGLLFASKAGADVAKVRESLMGGLAQSKILDVHGERMIKRTFEPGFRVRLHQKDLNLALEGAKTLNLSLPGTANAQQLFQACAANGGEDWDHAGIVRALEKLADHEVGQ
- the hyi gene encoding hydroxypyruvate isomerase, which produces MAKFAANLSMLFTEVDFLDRFEAAAKAGFKGVEYLFPYDYAAADIKQRLDANGLTQVLHNLPAGDWGAGERGIACHPDRVEEFRAGVDKAIDYATALECKQVNCLAGIKPEGVSDAEAHRTLVENLRYAAEKLKAAGILLLAEPINTRDIPGFFLNRTEQALALFDEVGSDNLKLQYDIYHMQIMEGDLAPTIEKHFARVAHVQLADNPGRHEPGTGEINYPFLFSHLQQLGYDGWIGCEYKPKTTTVEGLGWLDKAR
- a CDS encoding GntR family transcriptional regulator; protein product: MTLGWHKKGFTKTKEGRVSDQDIVEHIRSAVLMQRLAPNTKLPEVTIGDVFGVSRSVVRKALTRLDAEHVIDQRPNQVARVRAPSIDETRETFSARRLVEGEIVSLLAGKLDVATYKALEKQVALEKQAFENSDEPSRIEHSLNIHHLLAQHAPNRILGAMLTDLVLRTSIVIALYKRPGLSSCYLEGDHANLLGHLASGDAQAAKQAIYTHLNSLESLLVLSSQEPENDDLMTILGGKSVRA